A stretch of the Victivallis lenta genome encodes the following:
- a CDS encoding AraC family transcriptional regulator, producing MHQTSKKEQKPPFLPLQHAPITLTGGNLYAVSSVPDCQTDRPITYLHTHDSAEFGICLEGNGVFMIGGRIFPFRGGDCTFIPAWLPHLAQSAAHTVSRWYWLSLDTARLLVWAPELVDLDCFHGEGTPSLFPAETHPEENRLIAELFDIVRSPDRAYVARRLSAVLALFSSGLHRRFRPAGDGNGPCIERVRKALDLLFRNSSKPLAVKKLAEACSLSENQFRRVFSRATGRTPQEYLNELRIAMAVSLLRGGTLTLSEVAAECGYPTLSSFNRQFRRQRGSSPGRFRRSLAGETP from the coding sequence ATGCATCAAACATCAAAAAAAGAGCAGAAACCACCATTTCTGCCGCTTCAGCATGCTCCGATCACGCTGACCGGCGGGAATCTCTACGCCGTCAGCAGCGTTCCGGACTGCCAGACCGACCGGCCGATCACCTATCTGCACACGCACGATTCGGCCGAATTCGGCATCTGCCTCGAAGGGAACGGAGTTTTCATGATCGGCGGCCGGATCTTCCCGTTCCGCGGCGGCGACTGCACCTTCATTCCGGCCTGGCTGCCGCATCTCGCGCAGAGCGCGGCGCACACGGTCAGCCGCTGGTACTGGCTCTCTCTCGACACGGCCCGTCTGCTGGTCTGGGCGCCGGAGCTGGTCGACCTTGACTGCTTCCACGGCGAAGGGACGCCGAGTCTGTTTCCGGCGGAGACGCATCCGGAGGAGAACCGGCTTATCGCCGAGCTGTTCGATATCGTCCGTTCGCCCGACCGCGCCTACGTCGCCCGGCGGCTGTCGGCGGTGCTGGCACTGTTTTCGAGCGGACTGCATCGCCGTTTCCGGCCGGCCGGTGACGGCAACGGCCCCTGCATCGAACGGGTCCGGAAGGCGCTCGATCTGCTGTTCCGCAACTCTTCGAAGCCGCTCGCGGTGAAGAAACTGGCCGAAGCGTGCAGCCTCAGCGAGAATCAGTTCCGCCGCGTATTCTCGCGGGCGACCGGGCGAACCCCCCAGGAGTACCTGAACGAGCTGCGCATTGCGATGGCGGTGTCGCTGCTGCGCGGCGGAACGCTGACGCTTTCGGAGGTCGCTGCGGAGTGCGGCTACCCGACGCTGTCGAGTTTCAACCGGCAGTTCCGCCGCCAGCGCGGGAGTTCGCCGGGGCGTTTTCGCCGTTCGCTCGCCGGGGAGACGCCATGA
- a CDS encoding ATP-dependent helicase, with protein sequence MSDFLSQLNPEQADAAGTVNGPVLVLAGAGTGKTRVITFRIAHMLSIGIPPEQILGMTFTNKAAREMRERLAQLVDPKVAARVTLGTFHSFCIRILRREAKKLGYLPGFTIADDSDQQGLLKQAAGAAGCNTREGFPLAEVQAMIGKWKNRLLFPADAKRFADNGFEEACATIYEHYQELLELQNSLDFDDMLLLVHKLFSDFPDVLAHYQDRYRYLLIDEYQDTNAAQFTIVKMLIGERRNLCVVGDDDQSIYSWRGADISNILEFPQHFPGAKVVKLEQNYRSTSSILDAANAVIGSNENRHDKRLWSDLGRGEKVKVIKTAGGEAEAEFIAGMISQLKNSDPAASWKDFAILYRSNHLSRELEQALRRQQIPYRLVGGQEFYKRREIKDAVAYLKLLVNPHDDQSLLRILGTPPRGLAAKAVEQLKIGRAVSHKPMLEQLGEPEFRKSMSAKAAEAALELSEVFREYAEKFTEPGQLAGKIVGFLRSVGYLDGLQRIYKDLNDAMKRRENVDEFINAVAQFEERQTEPPTLENYLESFALLEENDRTDDEENNGDAVTLSTVHASKGLEFPIVFCVALERNIFPHERAVEEGSVEEELRLFYVAITRARRQLYITRAAQRMQRGMLKPSLPSPFLELLTGDVAEFPAADELLRPASEDSVRQAFADIFKMLDRKNR encoded by the coding sequence ATGAGCGACTTCCTTTCGCAGCTGAACCCCGAACAGGCCGATGCCGCCGGCACCGTGAACGGGCCGGTTCTCGTGCTGGCCGGAGCCGGAACCGGCAAGACCCGGGTCATCACGTTCCGGATCGCCCATATGCTTTCGATCGGAATTCCCCCGGAGCAGATTCTCGGCATGACTTTCACGAACAAGGCGGCGCGCGAGATGCGCGAACGCCTTGCGCAGCTCGTCGACCCGAAGGTCGCGGCCCGGGTCACGCTCGGCACGTTCCACAGCTTCTGCATCCGGATTCTGCGCCGCGAAGCGAAGAAGCTCGGTTACCTGCCCGGCTTCACGATCGCCGACGACTCCGACCAGCAGGGGCTGCTGAAGCAGGCGGCCGGAGCGGCCGGGTGCAACACCCGCGAAGGATTCCCGCTCGCCGAGGTGCAGGCGATGATCGGCAAGTGGAAGAACAGACTGCTGTTTCCCGCCGATGCGAAACGCTTTGCCGACAACGGCTTCGAAGAGGCGTGCGCGACGATTTACGAGCACTATCAGGAGCTTCTCGAGTTGCAGAATTCTCTCGATTTCGACGATATGCTGCTTCTGGTGCACAAGCTGTTCAGCGATTTTCCCGATGTGCTGGCGCACTACCAGGACCGTTACCGCTATCTGCTGATCGACGAGTATCAGGACACGAACGCCGCGCAGTTCACGATCGTCAAGATGCTGATCGGCGAACGCCGCAACCTCTGCGTGGTCGGCGACGACGACCAGAGCATCTATTCGTGGCGCGGCGCGGACATCAGCAACATCCTCGAGTTCCCGCAGCATTTCCCGGGTGCGAAGGTGGTCAAGCTCGAGCAGAACTACCGCTCGACCTCGAGCATTCTCGATGCGGCGAACGCGGTCATCGGCTCGAACGAAAACCGCCACGACAAGAGACTCTGGTCCGACCTCGGCCGGGGCGAGAAGGTCAAGGTGATCAAGACCGCCGGAGGAGAGGCCGAAGCCGAATTCATCGCCGGCATGATCAGCCAGCTCAAGAATTCCGATCCGGCCGCGTCGTGGAAGGATTTCGCGATTCTGTACCGCTCGAACCACCTGTCGCGCGAGCTCGAACAGGCGCTGCGGCGGCAGCAGATTCCGTACCGGCTGGTCGGCGGGCAGGAGTTCTACAAGCGGCGCGAGATCAAGGACGCGGTCGCTTATCTGAAACTGCTTGTGAATCCGCATGACGACCAGAGCCTGCTGCGAATCCTCGGCACGCCTCCGCGCGGGCTCGCCGCCAAGGCGGTCGAGCAGCTGAAGATCGGCCGGGCCGTCTCGCACAAGCCGATGCTGGAGCAGCTCGGCGAGCCGGAGTTCCGGAAAAGCATGTCCGCCAAAGCCGCCGAAGCGGCGCTCGAGCTCTCCGAAGTGTTCCGGGAGTATGCGGAGAAGTTCACCGAGCCGGGGCAGCTCGCCGGGAAGATCGTCGGTTTCCTGCGCAGCGTCGGCTATCTCGACGGACTCCAGCGCATCTACAAGGACCTGAACGACGCGATGAAGCGGCGCGAAAACGTCGATGAGTTCATCAACGCGGTCGCCCAGTTCGAGGAGCGGCAGACGGAACCGCCGACGCTGGAAAATTACCTTGAGAGCTTCGCGCTGCTCGAGGAGAACGACCGGACCGATGACGAGGAGAACAACGGCGACGCGGTCACGCTTTCGACGGTTCACGCCTCGAAGGGGCTTGAATTCCCGATCGTTTTCTGCGTCGCGCTGGAGCGGAACATTTTTCCGCACGAACGCGCCGTCGAGGAGGGGTCGGTCGAGGAGGAGCTGCGGCTCTTTTACGTTGCGATCACGCGGGCGCGGCGTCAGCTTTACATCACGCGGGCGGCGCAGCGGATGCAGCGCGGCATGCTCAAGCCGAGTTTGCCCTCTCCGTTCCTCGAACTCCTGACCGGCGATGTGGCGGAGTTCCCGGCGGCGGACGAGCTGCTGCGCCCGGCTTCGGAGGATTCGGTCCGGCAGGCTTTCGCGGACATCTTCAAGATGCTGGACCGGAAGAACCGCTGA
- the truA gene encoding tRNA pseudouridine(38-40) synthase TruA, which yields MTSLEQTSYEPYKRYLLEIAYDGGNYSGWQIQPHCLAVQEVLQGILSKMYAGHPIHLIGSSRTDAGVHAQRFAAGYLTPKRPDIPPDKILRAVNRQLPADIKLRTVREVPLEFHARYDALGKAYTYVLNLGAPSPFADRYSWVPYHRMDVDKIRAAAQVLVGTHDYSSFVVERSMIDEAVRTIYRIDVETIGQFCCCTFVGNGFLYKMIRCLMGTLEAAGSGKLNPEAVRRILEARDRTQAPETAPPQGLFLMKVFYTPEERAAFRLEGLPFCF from the coding sequence ATGACCTCGCTTGAACAGACCTCTTACGAACCGTACAAACGGTATCTGCTGGAAATCGCCTACGACGGCGGCAATTACAGCGGCTGGCAGATCCAGCCGCACTGTCTCGCGGTGCAGGAGGTGCTGCAGGGGATTCTGAGTAAAATGTACGCGGGGCACCCGATCCACCTGATCGGCAGCAGCCGGACCGACGCCGGCGTCCATGCCCAGCGCTTCGCCGCCGGCTACCTGACTCCGAAGCGCCCGGACATTCCGCCGGACAAGATTCTGCGCGCGGTCAACCGCCAGCTTCCGGCCGACATCAAGCTCCGCACCGTGCGCGAAGTGCCGCTTGAATTCCACGCGCGCTACGACGCGCTCGGCAAGGCGTACACCTACGTCCTGAATCTCGGCGCGCCGTCGCCCTTCGCCGACCGCTACAGCTGGGTGCCGTATCACCGCATGGACGTCGATAAAATCCGGGCCGCGGCGCAGGTCCTGGTCGGCACGCACGACTATTCGAGCTTCGTCGTCGAGCGCAGCATGATCGACGAGGCGGTCCGCACGATCTACCGGATCGACGTCGAAACGATCGGGCAGTTCTGCTGCTGCACCTTCGTCGGCAACGGTTTTCTCTACAAGATGATCCGCTGCCTGATGGGGACGCTTGAGGCGGCCGGTTCCGGCAAGCTGAATCCGGAAGCGGTCCGGCGGATTCTCGAAGCGCGCGACCGGACGCAGGCGCCGGAGACTGCGCCGCCGCAGGGGCTTTTTCTGATGAAGGTGTTCTACACCCCCGAGGAGCGGGCCGCCTTCCGGCTCGAAGGGCTGCCGTTTTGTTTTTGA
- a CDS encoding coproporphyrinogen-III oxidase family protein, which produces MNYYIHVPFCRSKCGYCAFYSEAAPVPGAVDAYLDRLEFQFERLEPAEPCETVYFGGGTPTLLSEMQLERLFSMTARALRPDSETEISIEANPETLTVPKIALLRSFASRISLGVQSFDARFRAMLGRDCEQAALERAIERVAAARFPHWSCDLIYAIPGQGPADFERDLARAVALGIDHLSCYSLTPEEGARLADSLIPDEDDAARMWELAGRCGLPRYEISNYAAPGCECRHNRNVWRGGLLTGLGPAAAGFDGTDRKSEPASLAGWLRGDPPEIDAIAPAERLNEIFAVNLRTASGWTPELWAKVPNADAWDARVAAARRAAAETLPEWFDISPERITLSDSGLLFWNTVAETIL; this is translated from the coding sequence ATGAACTATTATATCCATGTGCCGTTCTGTCGTTCGAAGTGCGGCTACTGCGCGTTCTATTCCGAGGCGGCGCCGGTGCCCGGTGCCGTCGACGCCTACCTGGACCGGCTCGAATTCCAGTTCGAACGGCTCGAACCGGCGGAGCCCTGCGAAACCGTCTACTTCGGCGGCGGCACGCCGACGCTGCTTTCGGAGATGCAGCTTGAACGGCTTTTTTCCATGACGGCGCGGGCGCTCCGGCCGGATTCGGAGACGGAGATCTCAATCGAGGCGAACCCCGAAACGCTGACCGTGCCGAAGATCGCCCTGCTCCGCTCTTTCGCCAGCCGGATCAGCCTCGGCGTACAGTCGTTCGACGCCCGTTTCCGCGCCATGCTCGGGCGCGACTGCGAGCAGGCCGCGCTTGAACGGGCGATCGAACGGGTCGCGGCGGCGCGCTTTCCGCATTGGAGCTGCGATCTGATTTACGCGATTCCGGGGCAGGGACCGGCGGATTTCGAGCGCGATCTCGCGCGTGCCGTCGCGCTCGGCATCGACCATCTGTCGTGTTACAGCCTGACGCCGGAAGAGGGAGCCCGCCTCGCGGATTCGCTGATTCCGGATGAGGACGACGCGGCGCGGATGTGGGAGCTCGCCGGGCGTTGCGGCCTCCCCCGTTACGAGATCAGCAACTATGCCGCCCCGGGCTGCGAATGCCGCCACAACCGGAACGTCTGGCGCGGCGGGCTCCTGACCGGGCTCGGCCCCGCCGCCGCCGGCTTCGACGGCACGGACCGGAAATCCGAACCCGCTTCGCTCGCCGGCTGGCTGCGCGGCGACCCGCCGGAGATCGACGCCATCGCTCCGGCGGAGCGGCTGAACGAGATCTTCGCCGTGAATCTGCGTACCGCTTCCGGCTGGACGCCGGAGCTCTGGGCGAAGGTCCCGAACGCGGACGCGTGGGACGCCCGCGTTGCCGCCGCCCGCCGCGCCGCCGCCGAAACTTTGCCGGAATGGTTTGACATTTCGCCGGAACGCATTACATTAAGCGACTCGGGATTGCTCTTTTGGAACACGGTGGCGGAAACGATTCTATGA
- a CDS encoding helix-turn-helix domain-containing protein, protein MKISRGTRNHPYRMPRSSIFNETGPGIRVIRKKYLLDADLVHEHDFHELVLVLSGSGFHMTEDGEYPLSRGDLYLVRPGCLHGYRDLDGLEIVNILFLPEQLGMPFAELRGDPGYLVFFELSPQLADSFRPRFRLDAEAMRNAETVIDAMLAEQLKPKACSGFALKAYFMQMVVLILRAFASSAGTGNGDGLLRLGQWFRRLEERSGEPLQISELAKEHGMSVRSLERCFLELTGRTPKECLTEIRLAKAMRLLTSTELPISHVACRVGFSGAGYFSRVFRRRYGRTPGSCRRSATAGGLNDASEPME, encoded by the coding sequence ATGAAAATCAGCCGGGGAACGCGAAACCATCCGTACCGGATGCCGCGGAGCAGTATTTTCAACGAAACGGGTCCCGGTATCCGGGTGATCCGGAAAAAATACCTGCTCGACGCCGATCTCGTTCACGAACACGATTTTCATGAACTCGTGCTGGTACTCTCCGGCTCCGGGTTCCACATGACCGAAGACGGCGAATATCCGCTCTCGCGCGGCGACCTCTATCTCGTGCGCCCCGGCTGCCTGCACGGCTACCGCGACCTCGACGGGCTCGAAATCGTGAACATCCTGTTCCTGCCGGAGCAACTCGGCATGCCGTTCGCGGAGCTGCGCGGCGATCCGGGTTATCTGGTCTTTTTCGAGCTGTCGCCGCAGCTGGCCGATTCGTTCCGCCCCCGGTTCCGGCTCGACGCGGAGGCCATGCGGAACGCCGAAACGGTCATCGACGCCATGCTTGCGGAGCAGTTGAAGCCGAAGGCGTGCAGCGGGTTTGCACTCAAGGCATACTTCATGCAGATGGTCGTCCTGATTCTGCGCGCCTTCGCCTCCTCCGCCGGAACCGGGAACGGCGACGGGCTTCTGCGGCTCGGACAGTGGTTCAGACGGCTCGAGGAGCGGTCGGGCGAACCGCTTCAGATTTCGGAGCTGGCGAAGGAGCACGGCATGTCGGTCCGTTCGCTGGAACGCTGCTTTCTGGAACTGACCGGGCGGACGCCGAAGGAGTGCCTCACCGAAATCCGTCTGGCAAAGGCGATGCGGCTGCTGACCTCAACCGAGCTGCCGATTTCACATGTGGCCTGCCGGGTCGGATTTTCCGGCGCCGGCTATTTTTCGCGCGTATTCCGCCGCCGCTACGGCCGTACGCCGGGCAGCTGCCGGCGCAGCGCAACGGCCGGCGGACTCAACGATGCTTCCGAGCCGATGGAATAA